The sequence below is a genomic window from Thermoflavifilum sp..
ATAACCTTATTGACCTGATAACCTTTTTGTTGCAGTAAGAGAACAATGTCTTTTCGTTTCTCCAATCGTCTGTTGGGTGCCATCATGGGGTAAATAACCACTTCTCCATTTTCATGAAAACTGATCCAGTTGTTGGGAAATACGGCATCGGGCTTACAGGGTTCAGGTGTGTCGTGCACAACTTCCACGGTAATACCCGCTCCTTGCAAAAGATTCACCATCTGATCAAATTCCTGAACGGCCTGTTTTTGCAGTTCAGCATGAGGCATGACTGGCATTTTCTGAAACACATTGCTGGCCGAAGTTTGTGGATTATATCCAAAGCAAGCCGGTCTAATCATCAGGATACGCGAGGTAAAAGCAGCCATCATCAACAAACTTATTTATCGATTCAAAGGGATGCGCGCAATAAGGGCATGCTCATGCAATGAGGTCCGCCCCTGGCACGCGATAATTCAGCAGATGGTATTAAAATCAACGTATTTTCCACCTGATCGGGATGCAGGGTTTGTTTTTCAAATGCTTCGATAAGTTGATCGGCACATATCACATCAAATCCTGCCTGCTGAAATGCCTCGGCAGTTCTGGTGTTGCGATCATAGCCCAGCACCACACCTTCTTTCAGGGCAAGTACATTGCAGGAATCCGTCCACTGCTCTCGATCACCATAAGGAAATTCGTTATTACCCGAATAAATAAATCGGGTAGGCGTGGTACAGCGCAAATCATTCTGACTGATATCATCCAGCAAATCTTCCAGATAATCAAAATGAATGGGTCGATCTTCCCGGCCGCGCGTAAATTGTAAGATGGTCAGTTGATCGCTGACCCGGGTGTCCAGCAGGCTTTCCAGAATTTCTTTTTTTTCCTGCTCTTCACCTTCTTTAGAGAGTGAGCCCAATAATACCCAGGTATCTTTCTTCACCTGTGTAAATATGGTATCAATATGCATAAATTGTCGCTTCGGCGGAATCTTAATCACCGTAGCTTTTGAAACTAAATTTTTCTCGAATAACAATCGGGTAAGCTGGTTGGCAGCATACATGGTTGTGCGTTCACTACATCCAATCAGCACATGATCGGGACTCACCATCATCACATCACCACCCTCGAGGGTAACGGCCTTATGATCTTTTTCATCATCAGGAAGCAAAAAATGATATTCGCTGTTGGGTAATTCAATAATCTTATCGCGATATTGTTCAAAAAAAGGATGATAATAAAACAGGTATTTGGCAATCAATGCTTCCCTGACACGAGGTAGTTTAGCTGGTTTATTTAAAATGATATGATCTTTAATCACTACACCCAGATCACGGGTAAAAATTAAATTAGGCAAAGGAGCAAATATCATTTGATGGGTCGGAAGCGTGCCGGTCAACAGCGTCCTGGAAAGCTCTGCAGCACTGAGACTTAGCAATTTTTGTTCGGTATGATATGTACATCCTTCAATTGCACACACCGAAGCAATAAGGGGATTTTTCACTTCCTCATCTTCCAGCAAATCCATAAGCAAAGCTTCAAATTCAACCACCTTATCGGAACGATGAAATTCAGGATGAGAGGGCTTATAAAAATTCCGCTGGTGAGCGGGATCATCGATTTCTTTGATACGACCTTTTATTTTTTTGGTATCAAGAAAATACAATAACAATTTCACAAAATAATCGTATTCATGCCTGCGCATGTGATCGAGATGTACAATATCTTCAAACAGCCAGTCCTGTGCTTTAGAAGGCACTACCTTGCCCAACCCGCTATCCGGACTGTGAATCAACAATCGTTTTAAAGCAGCAATTTCATTATTCACATACACCTTCTTTTCACGCATATCCAATATCGTTTAGGCAAATATAACAGAACTTCCTTCAAGATGGTGATGGGGAAACTGAACAAAATCATGGCTTATGTGTTTTCTTGTAAGTTTTTGCAATAAAGCTTTCTGTTTATTGAACATTTGTTTTTCAGTAAACGGATGAATATGGAAAGATTCTAAATTTCACTGCTGTTGCTTTGCCGGCAATGATTTCTCCCTAAGTTTGCTTTTAAAAACGGAATATGGATTTCGTCCTATCAGAAGAACACCTGATGATTCAGAAGGCGGCCAGGGACTTTGCAGAGCAGGAGTTGCTGCCGGGCGTTATCGACCGTGATGAACATCAACATTTTCCTGAAGAACTTATCCGGAAGATGGCCGACCTGGGCTTTATGGGTATGATGGTGAAGCCCGAATATGGAGGGGCCGGGCTTGATACCTTATCGTATGTGCTGGCTGTGGAAGAGATTTCGAAGATAGACGCCTCCGCAGCGGTATGCATGAGTGTGAATAATTCGCTGGTATGCTGGGGGCTACAGGAATTCGGCACGGAAGAACAAAAACAGCAT
It includes:
- a CDS encoding arginine deiminase family protein; its protein translation is MREKKVYVNNEIAALKRLLIHSPDSGLGKVVPSKAQDWLFEDIVHLDHMRRHEYDYFVKLLLYFLDTKKIKGRIKEIDDPAHQRNFYKPSHPEFHRSDKVVEFEALLMDLLEDEEVKNPLIASVCAIEGCTYHTEQKLLSLSAAELSRTLLTGTLPTHQMIFAPLPNLIFTRDLGVVIKDHIILNKPAKLPRVREALIAKYLFYYHPFFEQYRDKIIELPNSEYHFLLPDDEKDHKAVTLEGGDVMMVSPDHVLIGCSERTTMYAANQLTRLLFEKNLVSKATVIKIPPKRQFMHIDTIFTQVKKDTWVLLGSLSKEGEEQEKKEILESLLDTRVSDQLTILQFTRGREDRPIHFDYLEDLLDDISQNDLRCTTPTRFIYSGNNEFPYGDREQWTDSCNVLALKEGVVLGYDRNTRTAEAFQQAGFDVICADQLIEAFEKQTLHPDQVENTLILIPSAELSRARGGPHCMSMPLLRASL